A stretch of Antennarius striatus isolate MH-2024 chromosome 6, ASM4005453v1, whole genome shotgun sequence DNA encodes these proteins:
- the p2ry2.1 gene encoding P2Y purinoceptor 2 isoform X1 — protein sequence MSPYRNLFFFNTKVFRTRMDTLDDNRTDLTNVSAYSCKFNEEFKYILLPISYSLVFVVGLALNGTALYVIVFRTKSWKPTTIYMFNLTMCDTLYILTLPFLVYYYADRNDWPFSEPICKIIRFLFYANLYGSILFLCCISLHRFVGICYPVRSLYWLSARRARLVSVAVWACVLFCQAPVLYFSRTKDVATERICYDTTSPEFFDDFLVYSSVVSILMFVLPFMVVMVCYGLMVRKLLEPDWGSAEGADGQTGVLAAHRSKQKSVKMIIIVLATFMLCFLPFHLTRSLYYSFRYLRQVSPSTISCHLLEASSVAYKVTRPFASANSCVDPILYFLAGQDVRRSLTKKKACTTLKSRNERTYVTTEI from the exons ATGAGTCCTTACAGGaacctttttttcttcaatacTAAG GTGTTTAGAACCAGAATGGACACCCTTGATGACAACAGGACTGACCTAACCAACGTCAGTGCTTACTCTTGTAAATTTAACGAAGAGTTTAAATATATTCTCCTTCCTATCAGCTACAGCCTGGTCTTTGTGGTTGGCCTGGCGCTGAACGGTACAGCACTGTATGTGATTGTGTTCCGCACTAAAAGCTGGAAGCCAACCACCATCTACATGTTCAACCTGACGATGTGTGACACTCTCTACATCCTCACGCTGCCCTTCCTCGTGTATTACTACGCCGACAGGAATGACTGGCCCTTCAGTGAACCGATCTGCAAGATCATACGCTTCCTGTTCTATGCCAACTTATACG GTTCCATTCTGTTCCTGTGTTGTATCAGTCTGCATCGGTTCGTTGGCATCTGCTACCCAGTCCGTTCTCTTTACTGGCTCAGCGCCCGTCGGGCCAGGCTTGTGTCTGTGGCAGTGTGggcttgtgttttattctgcCAGGCTCCTGTTCTCTACTTCTCAAGAACTAA GGATGTGGCCACTGAGCGGATCTGCTACGACACTACCAGCCCTGAGTTTTTTGATGACTTCTTGGTGTACAGCTCTGTCGTGTCCATTCTCATGTTCGTCCTGCCCTtcatggtggtgatggtgtgttaCGGCCTCATGGTGCGGAAGCTTCTGGAGCCTGACTGGGGGTCTGCGGAGGGCGCCGATGGCCAGACGGGGGTCCTGGCGGCCCACCGTTCCAAGCAGAAATCAGTAAAGATGATAATCATCGTGCTGGCTACATTCATGCTCTGCTTTCTCCCGTTCCATCTCACCAGGAGCCTTTACTACTCTTTCAGATACCTAAGACAAGTCAGTCCATCAACG ATCAGCTGTCATTTACTGGAGGCATCTAGTGTGGCCTACAAGGTGACTCGACCGTTTGCCAGCGCCAACAGCTGTGTGGACCCCATCCTGTACTTCCTGGCTGGACAGGATGTCCGCCGTAGCCTCACCAAGAAGAAAGCCTGCACTACATTAAAATCGAGGAATGAGAGAACTTATGTGACAACAGAAATTTGA
- the p2ry2.1 gene encoding P2Y purinoceptor 2 isoform X3 → MMTGVKASDSCYSLVFVVGLALNGTALYVIVFRTKSWKPTTIYMFNLTMCDTLYILTLPFLVYYYADRNDWPFSEPICKIIRFLFYANLYGSILFLCCISLHRFVGICYPVRSLYWLSARRARLVSVAVWACVLFCQAPVLYFSRTKDVATERICYDTTSPEFFDDFLVYSSVVSILMFVLPFMVVMVCYGLMVRKLLEPDWGSAEGADGQTGVLAAHRSKQKSVKMIIIVLATFMLCFLPFHLTRSLYYSFRYLRQVSPSTISCHLLEASSVAYKVTRPFASANSCVDPILYFLAGQDVRRSLTKKKACTTLKSRNERTYVTTEI, encoded by the exons ATGATGACTGGAGTTAAAGCATCTGACAGTTG CTACAGCCTGGTCTTTGTGGTTGGCCTGGCGCTGAACGGTACAGCACTGTATGTGATTGTGTTCCGCACTAAAAGCTGGAAGCCAACCACCATCTACATGTTCAACCTGACGATGTGTGACACTCTCTACATCCTCACGCTGCCCTTCCTCGTGTATTACTACGCCGACAGGAATGACTGGCCCTTCAGTGAACCGATCTGCAAGATCATACGCTTCCTGTTCTATGCCAACTTATACG GTTCCATTCTGTTCCTGTGTTGTATCAGTCTGCATCGGTTCGTTGGCATCTGCTACCCAGTCCGTTCTCTTTACTGGCTCAGCGCCCGTCGGGCCAGGCTTGTGTCTGTGGCAGTGTGggcttgtgttttattctgcCAGGCTCCTGTTCTCTACTTCTCAAGAACTAA GGATGTGGCCACTGAGCGGATCTGCTACGACACTACCAGCCCTGAGTTTTTTGATGACTTCTTGGTGTACAGCTCTGTCGTGTCCATTCTCATGTTCGTCCTGCCCTtcatggtggtgatggtgtgttaCGGCCTCATGGTGCGGAAGCTTCTGGAGCCTGACTGGGGGTCTGCGGAGGGCGCCGATGGCCAGACGGGGGTCCTGGCGGCCCACCGTTCCAAGCAGAAATCAGTAAAGATGATAATCATCGTGCTGGCTACATTCATGCTCTGCTTTCTCCCGTTCCATCTCACCAGGAGCCTTTACTACTCTTTCAGATACCTAAGACAAGTCAGTCCATCAACG ATCAGCTGTCATTTACTGGAGGCATCTAGTGTGGCCTACAAGGTGACTCGACCGTTTGCCAGCGCCAACAGCTGTGTGGACCCCATCCTGTACTTCCTGGCTGGACAGGATGTCCGCCGTAGCCTCACCAAGAAGAAAGCCTGCACTACATTAAAATCGAGGAATGAGAGAACTTATGTGACAACAGAAATTTGA
- the p2ry2.1 gene encoding P2Y purinoceptor 2 isoform X2 produces MDTLDDNRTDLTNVSAYSCKFNEEFKYILLPISYSLVFVVGLALNGTALYVIVFRTKSWKPTTIYMFNLTMCDTLYILTLPFLVYYYADRNDWPFSEPICKIIRFLFYANLYGSILFLCCISLHRFVGICYPVRSLYWLSARRARLVSVAVWACVLFCQAPVLYFSRTKDVATERICYDTTSPEFFDDFLVYSSVVSILMFVLPFMVVMVCYGLMVRKLLEPDWGSAEGADGQTGVLAAHRSKQKSVKMIIIVLATFMLCFLPFHLTRSLYYSFRYLRQVSPSTISCHLLEASSVAYKVTRPFASANSCVDPILYFLAGQDVRRSLTKKKACTTLKSRNERTYVTTEI; encoded by the exons ATGGACACCCTTGATGACAACAGGACTGACCTAACCAACGTCAGTGCTTACTCTTGTAAATTTAACGAAGAGTTTAAATATATTCTCCTTCCTATCAGCTACAGCCTGGTCTTTGTGGTTGGCCTGGCGCTGAACGGTACAGCACTGTATGTGATTGTGTTCCGCACTAAAAGCTGGAAGCCAACCACCATCTACATGTTCAACCTGACGATGTGTGACACTCTCTACATCCTCACGCTGCCCTTCCTCGTGTATTACTACGCCGACAGGAATGACTGGCCCTTCAGTGAACCGATCTGCAAGATCATACGCTTCCTGTTCTATGCCAACTTATACG GTTCCATTCTGTTCCTGTGTTGTATCAGTCTGCATCGGTTCGTTGGCATCTGCTACCCAGTCCGTTCTCTTTACTGGCTCAGCGCCCGTCGGGCCAGGCTTGTGTCTGTGGCAGTGTGggcttgtgttttattctgcCAGGCTCCTGTTCTCTACTTCTCAAGAACTAA GGATGTGGCCACTGAGCGGATCTGCTACGACACTACCAGCCCTGAGTTTTTTGATGACTTCTTGGTGTACAGCTCTGTCGTGTCCATTCTCATGTTCGTCCTGCCCTtcatggtggtgatggtgtgttaCGGCCTCATGGTGCGGAAGCTTCTGGAGCCTGACTGGGGGTCTGCGGAGGGCGCCGATGGCCAGACGGGGGTCCTGGCGGCCCACCGTTCCAAGCAGAAATCAGTAAAGATGATAATCATCGTGCTGGCTACATTCATGCTCTGCTTTCTCCCGTTCCATCTCACCAGGAGCCTTTACTACTCTTTCAGATACCTAAGACAAGTCAGTCCATCAACG ATCAGCTGTCATTTACTGGAGGCATCTAGTGTGGCCTACAAGGTGACTCGACCGTTTGCCAGCGCCAACAGCTGTGTGGACCCCATCCTGTACTTCCTGGCTGGACAGGATGTCCGCCGTAGCCTCACCAAGAAGAAAGCCTGCACTACATTAAAATCGAGGAATGAGAGAACTTATGTGACAACAGAAATTTGA